One Thomasclavelia spiroformis DSM 1552 DNA window includes the following coding sequences:
- a CDS encoding spore coat associated protein CotJA, giving the protein MNKLELAISSIKYQRFRMIYPIMKAFHVGTIFEELNLPWGEFK; this is encoded by the coding sequence ATGAATAAATTAGAATTAGCTATTTCATCTATCAAATATCAAAGATTTAGAATGATTTATCCAATCATGAAGGCATTTCATGTAGGAACGATATTTGAAGAACTGAATCTGCCTTGGGGTGAATTTAAATGA